The segment GCCGTTCCACTTGACGGGAACAGAATCAGGGTCGACATAAGCGCGGCCGGCGCCTTCGGGTCCGCGAAAACCAGGCCAGTTGCGTCGCAGTTCTTCGAGAGAGACGGCCGGAGCTGCAGAAGAAACGGATGCAGGCTTTTTCGGTGCAAACTCTTGTTCAGCGAGAATGCCTGCCGTCAGCGCACCGACAAATAGAACCAGCGCGCTCCAAGCCAAAGCGCGGCTTCCGGCCAGTCGAGTTTGCCATGAAATCTGCTGCGGTTGTCCTGCCAGGTCGGGAAGCGCCGGCACGCGCGACCGAAGGTATTTCAAGGAAAGCAGGAAAACGATCATGCCGACAAAAAGCATGCGTCCGCCGAGACGGAGCTGTTCGCGTCGGGTAAAGAACGCTTTGCGTGCCAAAAGATCGAGCGCGCGAATCTGCTCCTTGAGCGCTTCATTATCGGGATCATCCTGCAGCTGCGCCATGAGCTGCTGCAGCGCCGGGCTGCGCAGAGGTGTGTTCCAACGCAACTGCAGATAATTGGCCGTCAGCAGGAGCGCCAGCACGGCGATAAAGATGCCGCTGATGATCAGCAGGCGCTCTGCCAAGGGTTTGAGAAAAGCTTCGTTCTGCAGATCTTTCCAGTTCATACGCTTTTGCCTGCATTAGAGTCGTTGCCGAGGGATTCGATCGGGAAAAGGGTGTTGCCGTCTTTATCGACCGGGCAATAACTGAAACAGCGGCCGCAGCTGAGGCATTCGCCGCGATCGATTTCGTACTCACGACGAAAAGAAGGCGCAACCAAGCCGATCAGCTTGAGGCTCAACACCAGGCCGAGAAACCCGCCGAGCAGCATGCCGCCGCGTCGGAAGCGGTTCCGGATCATCGCGGCATCGGCAAAAAGCTCATCCGGTGTTTCTCCGGAAGAGCGAAAAGCGCGCACCGCCGGTGTGGCCGCTCCGCCCTTTTCTTCCGCCAGAACGTCTGCCGCCAGGGCGACGCGGGGATGCAGGCGCGCCAACGGCGCATCGAATTGGGAAAAGGCAAAGGCGCCGGCCAAGATTAAAAGCGGCGTCAGCAGGAGAAACCGCAGGATGAGGCGGCCGGACGCGGCTGCGGCCGTCGGCTGCAGGGACGGCTTTTCGATGGCGTCGAACGGACAGGAAGCTTCGCACAGCCGGCAGTTGATGCAGCGGCTTGGGGTGATGCGCACATGTCTTTTCGACAACCTCGACATCCAATTCAAGAGCACGCCGTAAGGGCAGAGAAAACGGCAATAAGGCCGCGCCACCACCGTTCCCAAGAGCAGCAGAGAAAAGCCGAGCGCGATCATGCGAAAACTGCTGCTGAAGCGGAAAAAGCCGACAAAGGGATCATAACGGCAAATAAGGAAACCGGCACCGACCGCCGCAGCAAGAACGGCCAAACCGAGATACAGATACGGCAGCAGGCTCAGAACGGCGCGCACCGGCAGCGGCACCGAAATCGGTTTAATAATCACGGCATCCTGTATTGCACCCAAGGGGCAGACGGAAGCGCAAAAAGTCCGGCCGAAAAAGAGCGTCGTCAGCAGCGGCAGGGCAAAAAAGAGGATCACCGTTAAAGGGATTGCATAGGCTGGTGAAAACAACGCCAGAGTAACGTTCTGCAGCGAACCGACCGGACAGACGCAGCCCTTGCGCCAAAAGCCGAAATAAACCAAAGAAAAGATCATCAGCATAAAGAGTGCGCGGCGCGAGCGCAGACGGTGGGCGAAAACGACGGATGCCGTCAGTGCCGCAGCCAGAACGAACACATCCAGGTACTCCAAAGCCAAAGCCCGCGGCACCGGCGTCTGCAGTTCAGGCCGCTGATAGCCGGATTGGAAATCGGGCTTGGGAAAACGCTGCTGCACTTCCGCCAAAAGGGGCTGCGCAACGATAAAAAAGATGAGCCAAGGCAAGGCGTGACGTTTCATTGGACTTGTCTCAATATCGAGTTGACTTTGCCGTATGCAATCGCTGCAATTTACTCGGATGATTCATCGCCGCACGGTCAGGCTTTCTTTTCGGGAAGCTTTTTAGCGTACCTTAGGCCTTCCTCGCCGCGCAGAATGTACGGCGTGGAAGCGGGCACGCGGCGAAACGCCTGTGCGGGACAGGCGCGGGCAATGGCGCACTCGTTGCAGTTGAGGCAGCGGTCGTGACGCACCTGCAGATAGAGCGAGCCGTTGCCGAACGATCCGCATCCCTTGACGCACTTGCCGCAGCCGATGCACAGCTTTTCATCGATGGTGTATTCGAAATAAGGGTCTTCCACAAAGGTGCGCTTGATGGCGCCGGTGGGACACAATTGGCTCTCGGCGCCGGTATCGCGCGAATGCGCGCCCGGCTCCAAATAGCCGCTGCACAAGTCGCAGTAGCCGCACATCGAGTAGGAATGCACCGCCTTGACGGCCGACTCGGTCAGCACGCAGTTGATCGAGCACTTTTCGCACTGAGTGCACTTTTCCGGATCAATCTGCCACACCAGATCATCACGTTGCGAGCGAGAAAGCGCAGCGCCTGCTGCTCCGACTACCGACAACCCGGCGGCAGTCTGCAGCACCGAGCGGATGAATTGACGTCGAGTGTGTTTTTCCATTCCTTACCTCCCTGTCGGCGAAGCGACTGTTTCCTTCACCGCTTCAAGATCAAACCGATATTTGCAAGCCGCATATTGCGCACAGCTTGAGCACGATTCATGCTGGGAACAAGTCCGGCCATGCCAAAGGATTTTTCCCCGCATCATTCCTGCCGTGCCGACGGCCGCGGCGGCGGCAAGAACGAGCCATCTGGCGGCATCGAAGAAAAATTCTCGCCTGTTCATCTTAATGATCCTTTTTTTCAAATCGTCTGACCTGTTTCCGCAACGGATCCAAGGCATAGATCCGGCCTTCCGCATCGACCGCCAAATCGATGCCGACCACGGCCTCATCGAACTTTTCCGGTCCCGCGACCAGAGCGAGGAACTCACCGTGCAGGCCATGAATTTTGATGCGCGGCAATCCCTTTTCCGAGGTGACGAACGATCCGTCCGGCAATAGGGCGATGTGCGAAGGATTACAGCAGCCGCTGAATCCGTCGAGCGCAAACGAAGACCGGCTCCACGCCGTGCGCATGCGACCGTCCGGCGTATAGTTTTCGAACTGATGCTTGCCGGGATTGACGACCCACAGCGATCCGTCTTGGTCGAGGACAAGGTCGAAATAAAAACTGGGGATGATGAATCCCTGCGAGTCATCAGAGGTCGAGCGCCGATCGATTTTGCCCAACAGGTTTCCTTGGCGATCGAACCGCCAGACGACCTTTTGCCCGGCATCGGCAACAAAGACCTGATCTTTACCTACGGCAATCGAGGTCAGCACCGCATCGACGCCCAAATCCTGCCATTGCGCCCGCACGACACCGACAGCATCGCGAATCTGGATCGATTCGCCGTGCCCCAGATAGAGATTTCCCTGCTCATCGAAAGCCAGGCAGCTGACCGGCCTATCCGTGGGCCATTGGGCAAGCCGGCGGCCTTCCGTCGTCAATACGAGCACCATCCGATCGCCGGAAACCGCCAATCGGTTGTCGAAAAGGGCGATCGCAAACGGCTGCTGCAGCGGCAGGACAATCGGCTCCAGCTCATTGTAAAGTGTCTGGTGAGCCTCGCTCCGGCGGTAGCGATCGAGCCGATATTCGAAAGGATTGTCCGACCGTTGCCGAGCATCATCGCGCACGGCAGTCAGGCCGAAATAGACGGCACCGGCTACTCCTACGGCAATCACGGCATAGGTGAAAAAGCGATCGCGTTTTGTTTTTGGAGCGCTCATTATCTTTTACTCTCGCAAATCCAAACAGATCAAACGACGCGAATCGCGGCAGAGGAGCCTGCCGTCAACCAGGGCCATAGGGCCCCATGCATCGCTGCCGTTCAACACTTTTGCCCGCGCCAAAGGCTGAAATCCGGCCGTCGTCGCACGCGCCAGAGTCAATTCGCCCTCGTCGCTGAGGATCAAAAATTTGCCGTCGGCTATAAGGTAAGGGCCGAGACCGAAACGCCATTCTCCCTCGCTGCTCCACACGATTTTTTCCGGAGCGCTCGCATGGGCGCATACAAACCGATTGCGCCTGGTGCCGGCATCTTTCGGCAAAATCGAGAACAGACAGCCTTGAAAAAAAATCGGCGTTTGCTGTTCGGAACAGAGCCCCTGATCGGGTTTATAGGCCTGCAGCAGTTCAGCGGAAAATTCCTCGCCGTTGCGGCGGATCTGGAAAACGGCGGCGCCGTTGCCGTAACCGGCGGTAAAAAAGATGCGGCCGTCACCCAGATGAATCGGCGACGGAGCAATCACGTTCGGCGCCCAAGCAGCGGACGAAAAGAGCAATCGGCCGCGATCCTCCCTTTCGGCGGAAACGCCGACGACTCCGCCGATCGCGGCATAAACGTACATCCTTTTGCCGTGAATAGTCATGGGCATTACGGACGAATGAGACATTTTCCAACCGTTGGGATTGGGCGTCTGCCAAAGGATTTCGCCGCTGCGCAGGTCGACGCCGACCAAAAGGGCGCTGCCGCCGGTGCCCAGGATCACCTGACCGTCGTCGATCAGCGGGCACTGACCGGTATACCAGAGCGGCACTTCGGCCTTGAATTCGGAAGCAATGTCGAGTCCCCAGCGGAATTCGCCGCTGAACCGGTTGACGCACATCACCTGACATTGCGGCCCGATGGTGACGACAAAGCTGTCGGCAATTGCGGGAACCGTGCGCGACATGCCGTGATTGCGTTTGGTGTAAATGTCGTAGCCGCGTTGCCACAGCTCGGTGCCGTCGGCAAAAGAGAAACAGCGCAGCAGATCACGCCGCTTTTCTTCATCATAATCCAGCACATAGACGCGGCCGTCCGCCACCGCGGGTCCGGCGTGCCCTTCTCCCAAATCCACAGACCAAAGTACCTTGGGACCTCCCTCCGGCCAGCGTTCGGCCAACCGATAAGAGTCTCGGCTAATGTTGTCGAATCGCTCGCCGCGAAAGCGCGGCCATGCGCCGGAAGCAGGCGGAACGATCGGATTCAGCAGTTGAAAAAAAGAACCAATGCGCACGCCGGCAGCCGCCTGCAGCTCCGCCGGTCGGCCGTCCATGCCCGGACGAAATTCTGTGAAATGAGCGGCCGGATCATAAAGCAACCAATAAGCCAAAGCAATGACGGAAGCCAGACTGAAGAAAAACGTGAGGAAATTTTGGATTCTTTTGCTCATGGCCGGAGCTGGTTTTCCTGGAATTTGAAAAAACGGCAAGGGCTACCGACAGAAAATCTCCGATGCACTGTTTATAAGCCGGACGGGCTGCCAGGCTGTCCCGCCGGCATGAATCTCTATTGGGGTCGGCTGAGATCGTAGACCAACATTACCTCTCCATGTCGAATGTAGAGGCGGCCGTTTTTGATCACCGGGTGCGCCCAATGCGGGCCTGAACCTTGTTTGATCTTGAATGTGCTGATCAACCGAAAGGTTTTGGGATCTGGTTTGATCAACGACACGGCGCCGTTTTCACTATACGCATAGATCATACCGTCGGCCGTGATGACGGCGGCGCGACGGACGAGCGTGCGATCATCAAACCCGACGGCACCGGTACGCCAATCCAGCGCCGTAAACCCGCCGTTGGAATAACCGGCGCCGTAGATGAAACCGTCGATCAGGACATAATGACCGATTAAAGCGTCAAGCCGGTCGCTTTGCCATACTGGACGAACCGTTCTGCCGTCCGCCGAAATCTGCAGCAAAGCGCCGGTTCCGGTTTCGCCGCTATGGAAAAAGACGGCACCGTCATGGTAGATCGGCGTGTTGGCGTGAATGTCGTAGGGCGCCGTATGAGGATAACGCCACAACAACTCGCCGCTCTGTGCATGCACGCCGATGATCGATTTCTGCAGGGCAGTAATCAGCATGGGGATGCCGTTATGCTTGACAAGGATCGGCGAGCAGTAGGAAGAGGATTCGCCGTTGCCTGCACACGTCCACAAAGTTTTGCCGCTCCACCGATCCAAGGCCGCCATGGCGGTTTTGCCGCCGGGCGTACAATAGATTGTGCCCCCGTCCACCAAAAGCTGCTCGGCAATGCCCCACTCGACCTCTATGCCGCCGAAACGTTTGTAAAGATCGGCGCTCCATATTTTTTCGCCGTCCAATGAAAGACAATAGAGGACACCTTGACCGCTCAACAAATAGAGACGATCGTTCGTCACCACCGGCGTGGATCGGGTGCCGGGGTAATTGCGCGTCCATTCCGGGCCATAGTCCTTTTCCCACAGCTTTTTGCCCTGCAGATCAAAGGCGAACAGGCGACCGACGCCGTCGAACTGGCCGGTCACATAAACGCGCTGCTCGGTGACTGCGGCGGATGTATAGCCTTGTCCAAGACCATCCGCCTGCCAAAGCAGTTTCGGTCCTCCTTCCGGCCATACAGTCAGCAAAGATTCGTCGGGATAATGGCCGTCCCGTTTGGGGCCGCGCCATTGCGACAAGACTTGAGCGCCTGCCGCGGCGGCCAGAAGAAAGACGAGGAAAAGGCCTTTATTCATATTTTCTCCAAGGTTACTTGGAAATATCGTAAACGAGCAAAACGTCGCCATGCCGAATATAGAGACGGCCGGCGTGGATGACCGGATGCGCCCAATGGGGACCGCTGCCCTCGGTAATGGAAAAGGCGCTGACCGGTTCGAATTTCTGCGGATTCGGCCTGACCAACACCACATCGCCTCGCTCGCTGTAGAGGTAGAGAAGACCGTCTGCAGCGATCAGCGGTCCTTTACCGCCGTACTCACGCGCAGTCCACATCAGTTTGCCGGTCTTGGCGTCCAAACAGGCCCAACCGCGGCTATTATGGCCTGAACTGTAAATGAAATCACCGATCCATACCGCGCCGGCCATTTGGCTGTCCGGCGCTTTGGCGGTAAAAAGCTGCTTGACTTTACTGCCTTCCGGCGACAACTCGAGCATCTGCCCGCCCGTTCCATAGCCGCTGAGCGCAAATACCCGACCTTCGGAATAAAGCGGTGTGTTGGGATTCACGTCCCAACTTGTGATGTGCGGTTGACGCCAAAGCAGCTCGCCGCTTTCGGCGTCGACACCGATAACCGACTTTTGCGTCATGGTCAGGATCAGAGAGCGATTGCCGTGCTTGACCAACAGCGGCGAGCAATAAGCCGACAGCTCACCGTTGCCTTTGCACTGCCAGACGGTTTTGCCGGTGTGGCGGTCAAGGGCCGCCATCAGCACCGATACACCGCCGGGGGTGCAGATCATCCGGTCGCCGTCGATGAGCGGTGATTCCGCCATGCCCCATTCCGGCAGTCGGCCGCCGAAGGTTTTGAGCAGATCGACGCTCCACACCACCTTACCGGATGTCGTGAGACAAACCGCCGTCCCCACGCCGCTTATCAGATAGATGCGATCGTCGACGACGGTCGGTGTACTGCGCGCCCCCTCATGACCGCCGCTCCATTCCTTGCCGTAGATAGTTTTCCACAGCAGCTTTCCCTGATGATCCAACGCAAATAGAATTCCATTCTCGCCCACCAGCGAAGTTACGTAAACCGCCTGCGAAGTGACGGCCGGGGAAGAATAGCCGATGCCCAAGCCGGAAGCAGACCACACCTTTTGCGGTCCGCCGGCAGGCCAGGCGCTTATGAGGTTCTGTTCCGGGTATTTGCCATCCCTCTGCGGTCCGCGCCATTGCGAAAGGACCTCGGCATGGAGATTAAAACAAAGGATCAATAAAAGAAAAAGCAAACTCTTTTTCATTCTAACCTCTCATTTTTGGTTGCGCTGCACAAGCTGGTACAGACATCGTAAACCAAAAGGGCATTGCCGCGGCGAATGTACAACCGGCCGTCGGCAAGCGAAGGATGCGCCCAATGCTGCCCTGAACCGGCCGTGATCGCAAATGAACTGATCAATTCGAATTGCTTGGGATTGGGTCTGACCAAGCCGACACGACCTTCCTTTTCCGTGTAAAGATAGAGCATGCCGTCGGCAAAAATGATTGAGCCTTTGTTGATCCAGTGATGTTCCCAGAGCACTTTGCCCGATTTCAAGTCCAAGGCGATCCATTTGCCGTTCGTATTGCCCTCCCAGCTTGCCCCGTAGATGACGCCGTTGACAACGACCACACCGCCGATGTGGACATCAAGCGTTTTGTCGGTCCACAGCCGCTTGAGGGTCAGGCCGTCCGGTGAAATTTCATAGAGCGCCCCGCCGTCGTCATAACCGCTGGTCGCATAGAGCAATCCGTCGACGTAAACCGGGCTCACCGGATTGATGTCTTTGGGGCTATCTTGATAGGCCGAAAAGGCGTCTTTCCACAGCAATTTGCCGTCCAAAGCATCGACCCCGACGAGATAATGCTGCAGCATGGTGACGATGATCTTGCGGCCGCCGCGTTCCACCAGAATCGGCGAACAGTAGTTGGCCGTCTCTTCTTCGATTTTTGTCGTCCAAATAATGCGTCCGCTCATTTTATCCAGAGCAGCCATCGTTGCAAGTGCGCCGCCGGGTGTTACGATGACTTTATCATCAACGATCAGCGGTGACTCTGAAATGCCCCATTTGTGATATTTTCCGCCAAATTTTTCCATAGCCTGAAGCCGCCACCGGATTTTGCCGTCCTTTGCGTTTACACAGGCAATTTCACCCATGCCGGTTATTGCATATACACGATCATCGTCCACGGTCGGCGTAGTGCGCGGCCCCGGATAGGAACGATCCCATTGCCCGGAAAGTGCAGTCTTCCAGCGAAGCCTGCCCTGCAGATTAAAGGCAAACAATGTTTCGACGCCCTTTTCCTCGCCAATAATGTAAACAGACCCCTTGGCGATTGCAGCAGAGCCGTAACCGGATCCGAGGTTCTCGACTGACCATAAAAGCCTTGGACCGTCTTCCGGCCATTGCTGGAGCAGACCGCTCTCCAAAGAGATGCCGTTGCGGAATGGGCCGCGGAACTGCGGCCAATCGGCGCTGTATAGACAAGTTGAAAATATAATTAAAATGAGTGTGGTTGTTTTTTGCATGCCGTTCCTTTACGCGAGATTGTAACAATTCTAAGGAATGTAATTCAGCGGGACCTTGCAGCCAAGTCAACAATTGTCAATCCGGGCAACAGAACGGCAAAAAACAGTTGAGCAAGGACGGTTTTCAGTTTGCGCTAAAGAACTGTCGGCAAGCGAAAGGGCTCTCGGTAGATCCTGTCAAGAAACATGTCGGCTTCGTAACTCATATCGCCGATGAATTCATGTTTCACCGGATCGAAAGTGAGAACTGCGCCGAGGCGCAGAGGTTCTTTTTCCAAATCGACTCCATTGGCCGCGACATGCGCCTCTATGCTTTCGAGGCGTTCGAGAGCCTGGGGGCAGTTCTGCAATGCGGTTTTGGCTTGAGCAAAAGTCGAGCGGCGCCCTAACCGCCAGCTGATGTTGGCCACATGTGCAGCTAGCGCTGAAAAATGTCCTTCCTCGGCTTCGGAGTGCAAAAGCGAGCGGTCGCGTTTGCGCACCGCCTCGATAAAGTTGGCCGCATGTCCTTCGCCGCCGTCGCCGGGGAACTGCTTGATGCGCTTGCCGCTGCGGTCATACACCCAGCCGCCGCCGCGACCGCCGGCAAAGTAACCGTTCTCGCACATGATAATTTCGCCTGCACGCACCCCAAGTACATGATCCTCAACCGTGCTGCCCTTGCTCACCGGCAAATTGCGGATTTCGATGATCAAAGGAATGTCGTATTCGAACCAGGCGAGCTGCGTGTTCGGCGTCTGTCCGTCATCGTCGAAATTCCAGCGCGCCCCCAAAGAGACGACGCGGCGCGGCGCACCAACCAAGTCGCAAAGAAAACGGCAATCGTCGATTTGATGTACGCCCAGGTTGGCCATGTCGCCGTTGCCGGTTTCCCAAAACCAATGCCAGTCGTAATGAAGATTCTGCCGCATTAGCGGCTGCAGCGGCGCCGGGCCGCACCAAAGGTCATAATCGACCTCAGGCGGAATCGGCACCGGACCATCGGTCTTGCCGATCGGGTCGCGACGCTTGAACCACAAGCCGTGCGCCCAAAGAATTCTTCCAAGTCGGCCTTCTTTGAGATAATCTTTAACCGCCCGCAGACAGATATCGGAGCGGTTCTGCATACCCGACTGCACAATGCGGTTGTATTTTCGGGCGGCCTGAACCAACTTTTGCCCTTCGCGAATGTTGTGAGAAACGGGCTTTTCGACATAGACATCTTTGCCGCTCTGCATGGCCCAGACGGCGGCCAGCGTGTGCCAATGGTTGGGCGTGGCGATCACCACCGCATCAATGTCGACGGCGTCGAACAGTCGCCGCATATCGCGATAGAGCGCCGGTCTTTCCCCCTGCTGATGCAGCTTTGCCGCTTCACGATTCAAAATCGACTGGTCTACATCGCATAGGGCTGCAACGCGCACGCCTGCAAGCTTGCGAAACCATACGATATGGTCCGCACCTTTACTGTTGAGACCAATGATGCCGACCCGCACCGTGTCGTTGGCCCCCAGCACCCTTCCATAGGAAAAAGCACTCAAAGCTGCAGCCGCTGCCCCCGTTTTGAGAAAAGATCTCCTCGTCATCGCGAACCATCCTTGCAAAGAGTTAGGATTTCAGCGTAATGTAAAACGTCACGGATCATAATTGATGCTATCGTAGAAGAACAAATTTCTGCGGACGAACCGCCTGATCGGCCTGGATAAACACCATATACACACCCGACGGCAAGGGTTCATCGTCGTTGCTTCTTCCGTCCCACCAAAAGCTAAAATCGCCGCATTTCTGAGAGTCCAAGCGGACATCGGCACGATACACCGAACGGCCGTTTTCGTCCAAGATGAACCACGAGAACTCGCGCACCCGCTCGACCAGTCGCACGTCGATGCGTATCTTTTCATCGTGGCGATCGGGCACAAAAGGATTGGGAGAAATCTTGCGAACCTCGGCTTGGAGCGTGCTGGTCTTGCCGAATGTCAGCTGATACTGATAGCTCTCCTTTACCCTCAAGTCGTTTACCGGAATACCGACATTGGTCGTGATGACCATAATCTCGGAGGAGGCACTCAGATCAGCAATCATCGAAGCCTCATTTCCTACACCGCCGTGGATTTCCGCCGGCAGATTGACCGTCTTGGAAATGATCGCGTAGCGCC is part of the candidate division KSB1 bacterium genome and harbors:
- a CDS encoding 4Fe-4S binding protein — encoded protein: MKRHALPWLIFFIVAQPLLAEVQQRFPKPDFQSGYQRPELQTPVPRALALEYLDVFVLAAALTASVVFAHRLRSRRALFMLMIFSLVYFGFWRKGCVCPVGSLQNVTLALFSPAYAIPLTVILFFALPLLTTLFFGRTFCASVCPLGAIQDAVIIKPISVPLPVRAVLSLLPYLYLGLAVLAAAVGAGFLICRYDPFVGFFRFSSSFRMIALGFSLLLLGTVVARPYCRFLCPYGVLLNWMSRLSKRHVRITPSRCINCRLCEASCPFDAIEKPSLQPTAAAASGRLILRFLLLTPLLILAGAFAFSQFDAPLARLHPRVALAADVLAEEKGGAATPAVRAFRSSGETPDELFADAAMIRNRFRRGGMLLGGFLGLVLSLKLIGLVAPSFRREYEIDRGECLSCGRCFSYCPVDKDGNTLFPIESLGNDSNAGKSV
- a CDS encoding ferredoxin, producing the protein MEKHTRRQFIRSVLQTAAGLSVVGAAGAALSRSQRDDLVWQIDPEKCTQCEKCSINCVLTESAVKAVHSYSMCGYCDLCSGYLEPGAHSRDTGAESQLCPTGAIKRTFVEDPYFEYTIDEKLCIGCGKCVKGCGSFGNGSLYLQVRHDRCLNCNECAIARACPAQAFRRVPASTPYILRGEEGLRYAKKLPEKKA
- a CDS encoding PQQ-binding-like beta-propeller repeat protein, producing MSKRIQNFLTFFFSLASVIALAYWLLYDPAAHFTEFRPGMDGRPAELQAAAGVRIGSFFQLLNPIVPPASGAWPRFRGERFDNISRDSYRLAERWPEGGPKVLWSVDLGEGHAGPAVADGRVYVLDYDEEKRRDLLRCFSFADGTELWQRGYDIYTKRNHGMSRTVPAIADSFVVTIGPQCQVMCVNRFSGEFRWGLDIASEFKAEVPLWYTGQCPLIDDGQVILGTGGSALLVGVDLRSGEILWQTPNPNGWKMSHSSVMPMTIHGKRMYVYAAIGGVVGVSAEREDRGRLLFSSAAWAPNVIAPSPIHLGDGRIFFTAGYGNGAAVFQIRRNGEEFSAELLQAYKPDQGLCSEQQTPIFFQGCLFSILPKDAGTRRNRFVCAHASAPEKIVWSSEGEWRFGLGPYLIADGKFLILSDEGELTLARATTAGFQPLARAKVLNGSDAWGPMALVDGRLLCRDSRRLICLDLRE
- a CDS encoding PQQ-like beta-propeller repeat protein — its product is MNKGLFLVFLLAAAAGAQVLSQWRGPKRDGHYPDESLLTVWPEGGPKLLWQADGLGQGYTSAAVTEQRVYVTGQFDGVGRLFAFDLQGKKLWEKDYGPEWTRNYPGTRSTPVVTNDRLYLLSGQGVLYCLSLDGEKIWSADLYKRFGGIEVEWGIAEQLLVDGGTIYCTPGGKTAMAALDRWSGKTLWTCAGNGESSSYCSPILVKHNGIPMLITALQKSIIGVHAQSGELLWRYPHTAPYDIHANTPIYHDGAVFFHSGETGTGALLQISADGRTVRPVWQSDRLDALIGHYVLIDGFIYGAGYSNGGFTALDWRTGAVGFDDRTLVRRAAVITADGMIYAYSENGAVSLIKPDPKTFRLISTFKIKQGSGPHWAHPVIKNGRLYIRHGEVMLVYDLSRPQ
- a CDS encoding PQQ-like beta-propeller repeat protein yields the protein MKKSLLFLLLILCFNLHAEVLSQWRGPQRDGKYPEQNLISAWPAGGPQKVWSASGLGIGYSSPAVTSQAVYVTSLVGENGILFALDHQGKLLWKTIYGKEWSGGHEGARSTPTVVDDRIYLISGVGTAVCLTTSGKVVWSVDLLKTFGGRLPEWGMAESPLIDGDRMICTPGGVSVLMAALDRHTGKTVWQCKGNGELSAYCSPLLVKHGNRSLILTMTQKSVIGVDAESGELLWRQPHITSWDVNPNTPLYSEGRVFALSGYGTGGQMLELSPEGSKVKQLFTAKAPDSQMAGAVWIGDFIYSSGHNSRGWACLDAKTGKLMWTAREYGGKGPLIAADGLLYLYSERGDVVLVRPNPQKFEPVSAFSITEGSGPHWAHPVIHAGRLYIRHGDVLLVYDISK
- a CDS encoding PQQ-binding-like beta-propeller repeat protein, producing MQKTTTLILIIFSTCLYSADWPQFRGPFRNGISLESGLLQQWPEDGPRLLWSVENLGSGYGSAAIAKGSVYIIGEEKGVETLFAFNLQGRLRWKTALSGQWDRSYPGPRTTPTVDDDRVYAITGMGEIACVNAKDGKIRWRLQAMEKFGGKYHKWGISESPLIVDDKVIVTPGGALATMAALDKMSGRIIWTTKIEEETANYCSPILVERGGRKIIVTMLQHYLVGVDALDGKLLWKDAFSAYQDSPKDINPVSPVYVDGLLYATSGYDDGGALYEISPDGLTLKRLWTDKTLDVHIGGVVVVNGVIYGASWEGNTNGKWIALDLKSGKVLWEHHWINKGSIIFADGMLYLYTEKEGRVGLVRPNPKQFELISSFAITAGSGQHWAHPSLADGRLYIRRGNALLVYDVCTSLCSATKNERLE
- a CDS encoding Gfo/Idh/MocA family oxidoreductase, with protein sequence MTRRSFLKTGAAAAALSAFSYGRVLGANDTVRVGIIGLNSKGADHIVWFRKLAGVRVAALCDVDQSILNREAAKLHQQGERPALYRDMRRLFDAVDIDAVVIATPNHWHTLAAVWAMQSGKDVYVEKPVSHNIREGQKLVQAARKYNRIVQSGMQNRSDICLRAVKDYLKEGRLGRILWAHGLWFKRRDPIGKTDGPVPIPPEVDYDLWCGPAPLQPLMRQNLHYDWHWFWETGNGDMANLGVHQIDDCRFLCDLVGAPRRVVSLGARWNFDDDGQTPNTQLAWFEYDIPLIIEIRNLPVSKGSTVEDHVLGVRAGEIIMCENGYFAGGRGGGWVYDRSGKRIKQFPGDGGEGHAANFIEAVRKRDRSLLHSEAEEGHFSALAAHVANISWRLGRRSTFAQAKTALQNCPQALERLESIEAHVAANGVDLEKEPLRLGAVLTFDPVKHEFIGDMSYEADMFLDRIYREPFRLPTVL